The DNA segment GTTAATTGGAAAATTCAATACAGTCTGAGCATCTTCAGTGCGATTTGTCTGGCGCAAGCGGCTGCCGCTTACACACGCGAAATTATCAATAATGCGCCGCAGTTGCAAGAACGACGTAAGATCATTtgattgtaaacaatttttgaaattttgaactttGTTGTGAGTTAACTTCATGACTTTTGCTACAAAACTGTTGTGACAAGTTtagttgcaaaaaataaaattatgtgctGAGAAATTGATACACAAGTTTTCTAATACCGGATACAACTGTCAAAAGTCGTCGTTAGGAAAGAgtcagaattttgaaattaattgaatttcgGTGTGCGAGTTAGTAGAGTTAAGGGTTATATCCAGTGAAATAGTGAATAAGGAAGATCGGAGAAAATTCCTACAGAGCCTGAGACAGGGGCCCCGGTGCTctgcaacaattttttgaagatttattATTCTAGCAACAATTCATTACAATCATCCACTGACCACAGTTTTCCCACTATAGTTCTGGTTATATCCACttctgaattgaaaaaaaaaaaaatattttttgcatataattatatcaaatatattttaaaatttccccgAAGTACATCCagcaaatagtttcggagatatgtgCGTAAAATCTTTTGACTTAGTGTAATCGGCacccaaattttttctttcggaGCGGTGTCTTCAGAATCGGTAAGGTAAATTCTTTCGCAAACAGAACGattgacttgaaattttcaccgATGTACTTATCAAAAAGATTTGGTGGAAGGAATAAGATTTTGAGTAAACATTTCGATTTTCTATGGCACTTTGAAGtgtaaatatttcagaaaaacgagtttttttttggaatgccgccattttgtcagAAATAAAAATTCCGAATAGTTTTTCAATCATAAGCTATATTAATCTTCAGTAATAATAACTGCTTTTGGTCTTGGGAGGTTTGAGATTATTTTAAGCTGAAAAATCTTTCTCATCGGTGGACACCTATTTTCGAAGCTCCTCCTGGAGATCGGTTACGGTATCTGGGTTAGGATGTAAAAACTGCTAGTTAGGTGAAATTATCGATCGTAGAAACCGGATATCACTTGGAAAGCTTCTAACGCCGGCCATTGGTGGTGCTCAGAACATCGGCAAAAATTCTCATAAAGACGCTCAAAAATAGACAAAGCGTTTGAACCGATCAAAAATTTGTTATGGCAGCCAATGTTAGTTTCGGCTATGTCTGCTGGTTTGCCGAAGGTATGGCTGCCGAAATGTTTCAGCCGCAGTTTTGGAGAGGCTGGACATAGTGGAAGAGCAtgaagatgaactttgctaagcaACAGCAGTTCTATAGATCTTTTGCGTTCTACTCTAGCCCAGAAGGACCTCAAAGTCGCGCAGAAGCTGGTCGTCGACCACCCGAGGTCCATCGGTCCAGTGCTAGAGCGCAAGATGGCAACGGAGATCCGACTCGCTCGAAGTAGCTTGATGTTATTTCTAGTGAGGACAGACACTTCTTGACTAAAGTCGAGCGCACAGTTAGTGAGTTAAATGCTACTGCCTGAAACACACTACAGTAGTACGGTAGCCTAAAACTAAGCTTAAGGGGAAGCTCTTTACAGAAGACTTTCCCTCTTAGCTTCGACTCATTTGTGAAAAGACTCATTGCGTCTCTTATCCAGTGACTTCTTACAGTCCATATAAAAACAGATGCCAGGTGTAGCCTCCATAACGAAGCGGTCCAAGTTTTCAGGGATGCGATTGAGAGAAAAGTGAATTTTAGCGCAGCACTGTTTAGACTCCTTTATATGCCCAGTTTCCCTGCGCCTTagagtgatttttttttggctgTCAAGTGAAATTAACCCCTTAACTCCGAAAGAGTAATTTGAATGCTTTTCTGTAGTTGTAGTTGGAAAttccttaatttatttttaatgtagcgTTATTGGAAGTCAACGAGCTTATGTCAGGCGCTCTACCGATTTGAAGTTTTGGTCGGTTATAAAACATTGTGGTCGTTTCCTATCGCGTTTACTAATTTTACCAAATTATTGCAATGTACTATAAGTGTGAACTGTGGGTGGTGTAATCCAACATTTCAcagcattaaaaattaatatctttttCTCTCCCCAAAAACAGCAAGTTGGTTACAGACCTGCAAACGTGCAAATCCCAACGAAGAGAAATGTTTTCGACGTCTATTTGAGGGTTGTTTCCCCGCTTTTGCGGCCGGCATACCGGCGATCGGTATAAAAAGTTTTGAACCGCTGCATATTGATCAGGTTTCGGTATCAAAGGGTAGCGGGAACTTAGTACTTTCAGGTGGCTTTCAAAATCTAATCATTCGCGGACCCTCAAATGCAACCGTGCGGCGCGCTAAGTGAGTCTTCCATTATACTATCTATATATGACTACACCTAACTTTATTGCTGTTTTGTTAATCGCCTAGTCTGGACCTTgagaagaaattattaaattttgaactgGACATACCGTTACTGCGCATACGCGCGAAATACAACTTGAAGGGTAATATATTACTTTTACCGCTGGTTGGTAACGGCGATGTGCGTATGGCTTTGAAAGATGTAAAAACCGCTGTGTACACCAAAATACATTTAAGCAATGAACCGGAGGTaactacttaattttttattaaatataattagaaaaataaataaattttacctaACCTTCAGGAAGTCATTCGCATTGATGAGATGAAGGTTACGTTCCATGTGGGCGCGATGCGTATTCACCTGAGTGACCTGTTCAATGGCAATGAGATATTAGCCGCTTCCATCAACAATTTCCTCAACCAAAATGCAAAAGAGGTCATTGCCGAACTGCGCCCTGATTTGGAGTTGGGTTTAGCGGATATTTTCCATGGTTTATGGAATAATGTGTTCTCGAAGATGCCACTAAAATTATGGTTGCTGTGattatgtttttaattgcttttgttatttttgttgtttattgtatttatttgtaaattaaagaGACGTTTGCtttctgtatatatgcatattcgttttataatgaataaaaatattatataagatGATGGAGTTCTATATAGAGGTATCTAGGATTTTCACTTGTTGTGTAAGCACATGATAGCGAAGTTAGCTCTTAGACTGAGATAATCCTCCATTTTAGTCACCAGTAACAAGCGGCATTCTATGACACTTAAAAAGTTTCCGTTTCTTCCCATTACCACGGATGTTCGAAATCCTACAGCGTTGAATCTAAATTCGGTTCTCAATATTGCCTTTCCTACCAGAGCAGAGGGTGAAGTAAGCAGCGCCTGGTTCCAAACTTGATAACGGAGTGGAAGGGTGTATCCTTTCTGCAAAACTAGGTACTGAAATCGCCATCCGTTTACCAGACCACTATAGTATCTTCCAAGCGAAGATAacagcaattaaagaaataattcttGTTCTAACAAGAGTGTGCTCAcaacaaggaatatatttatatatacagataggcAGGTGGCTTTGAGATCACTAAAGTGTCCTATTGTTTCGCCAAAGTTAGTGAAAGAATGCCCTGACTTCTTAGTGGATCTAACATTCTATTTCATGATAAATCTGCAATGGGTTCCAGGACATAGTGTTATTCCTAATATTTTTGAAGCAGTTGAACGAGCTAAAATAGGCAACACACCACAATTTAACCCCGGAAAAGAGGAAAACGCACCTTTTTATGTCTcatacacatttatacatacatttagctGAGTCTCGGTGAGATCAATCCCTGTCTTGTTCAACAAGTAGGTAAATGtggcatgaaagaaatattgtccgcacatgccgactattaaaatataaaagcaacatTATAAGGTCTAGTAGGAGTACTAACATGTCacgccgtagctgagagtgtacacgaagaccgtggagaatcgatcgccgccgttcgcagcaactcggactggcgtatggaacgacttggcgcattacACGTCGAGattataaattgaaagcgtacgaaatacaacttgtgcaagaaaTGAAGACGCTCGACCTCACAAGCGGcaacgcttcgctctatgggctcttgcaCAGTACCcagaaaatccgacgttttcgagacaaaattttgtttagtaaTGAGACCGATCtctagctcaatgggtatgtaagcgAGCAAAATTCTCagatttgggacgaagagcaacctgaagagattaaggagttgccatttcatccagaagaCACAACGGTTTGTtatggtttgtgagccggtggaatcatcggtccatatttcttcaaaaactataCTGGTGAGAACGTAACGATCAATGCCGACCGatatcgcgccataataactgactatttgatgcctaaaattaaAGCCCGTGATCTTCGcagcatttggtttcaacaagacgacgccacttcccacacatcgtatcaataaatgaatttattgagagaacactttggtgagcagataatttcacgttttgggccggtcgattggccacaagatcgtatgatatcacatcgttagaatatttcctgtgtggatatgtaaagcctaaagtctatgcggacaatcccgcttcgattccgGCCttagagtcatcgaaaattggactcaacggaagGACTATCcgagacgtagccgcagccaaaatttcaaagagataatcttcaaaaaataatttcaaagaatgttctttcgaatgataataaacattccccattaaattcgaattttctttagaaaagtaGGGAACATCGAAATGGATGACCTTTTGATATTTGTATAAACTATTTTGTttacgaattttttaattagaagcACGTAAGTAACAATCTATTAGTGGTATGGGTATTCCATTCCCACAACAGTCGGctctacgtaaccggaatggaccCTGATTTTTATTTGCCCAAAGACTGTTAAATCGTCAGTTTTCCTCCAGATTACGTCAGGAATGTTTTCTagcgctataacaacaacaaccggtATACCAGCTACttaattaaatcttaaaaatttccaagattataaaaaattaccaaaatgtagttattaaaactattttttatttagaaacttATGAAATATGTGCTacattattttcgaaaacattcGAACACATCACATTCTGTTAGCACTATCACATTTACTCGGGTAACAACTCATCAAAGCTGTAAGTATCGAATATCTTCTCCGCCGAAGCGCGCACTATATCCGATATTGAAGTCTCCAACAAAGGACGCAGCTCACTCGAGAGTGAATCCCAATTTTCATTCACAAATGTATTCATACGCTCACCCAGCGCATGATCACCGTTGAAAAGATTGCTCAAATGCAAGTCCGCCTTACCAAGTTTATACTTCACCGTGACATCTTTCACTTTGGCGTAAAGACGCTCCTTTCTGGTATAACGCTCGGCGTTAATTACCGTGCTCAACTCTACATTGGCTAATGAAGATTAAGAaacattattaaagaaaataaataaaatcgtttttatgtacatatgtagaagtGACTCACAGAAATTCGCCTTGAAATCACCCTCGCCCATCAGTGGCATCATCATAATTTTGCCCTGCATTTTATACTTTGCATTCATTGTCACATTCGGCACACTCATCATCAGTGTCATTCGCATTTTCTGCGGATTTATATGCAGCTCGTTGAGCGTGAAGTTGGCCAAACCGTTAACGGTAATGTCTTTGAAAGTGGAATGCAGATAAATTGCACCCGAATCCTGATCCATTCTAATTTCAGGCACAACCAATGGCGTGATCGGTGGTATAAATAGCTCCGGAATGCCATAATGCAGCAGCTCCCTCATGCCAAGCAAGGAATTACGTGCGCACACATCTAAATTCGGGTCACTGCGTCgacatattttcacaaaagaaGCTACGGAGGTAATATGTGGCGTCAACGGGTTaggttaataaaatataaataaatattttgcaatgcCTTAAACTCACGTAATTGCGCACGCTCCTTTTCAACGCTGGGTCCCGCCATCACAACGCCACTATAAGTGGtcaacaacattaaaaaagtacaAAGTTGCATTTTGCTTGTCAAATTTCGTATAGAACTGTACACCGACACCATTCAGTAAGATATGGTCTATATATAGTAGGTGAATATCTctttttttaatagcaaaagTCGCTGAGCTGCATGTTTGAAGGTGGTAGACGAAGTTTTCATAGGTCAACCGTTGACATTGCTGAATGTGCACTTTACAattgtttatttacaaattattgttGCCATAAACACTCCACGTTCATTGCAAATTTATGCCCTACTCGTTTACCTATGTACATAGTAAATATAGCGATTGCCGTAGACAAAATAAAACCCCCAAGTATTCGTCttcttctttggcactacaaccgATGGTCGGCCGAGTGCACAAAGCTTCATCACTTGCGTCTATTCTTTGCAAGGTCACGCCGGTTGTACATTCCAAGTGCAGGCAAGTCGCTATGCACTTGCCCCTTTAAAATCTTTGTATGTCCTCTCCAGGTACTCTTTCGCGTCTTTTTCTAGGCTGGAAAAGGCTGCGCTGATGGCTCTATTGTTAAGATCCACGATGTCAATATTATCTGCGCACCCTAGTAGCATTGCACGTTGAGGATAGACAGTCCCACTGAGGATCAGATTTGCGGCGcttatgacattttttagcattatAATGAATAAACCTCGTGTGGCATCGAACGGCTCCAAAAAGGATGGATGGCACTGAGGGTTGTACTCAACGTCATTCTACATAACCGTATAAGATTCGAAAGTTGAGTTTTAGAAGTCTGAttccacggtaattggcgcagactaCGAGATCTCCCTTCTTGTGGTTAGGGCAGAgtacaacgtccggtgtgtttaacgtgggaacctgctgacgacagcctaactccacggtactcaaaagtacacggatcaaatcaatgcgttgatcagcgccctgaaaatgccaggcatttccagtaccaattggcagtgtggaatggacacactaaccaccttggtagggttcgaggcccatctaaaacctctgccgtactttgggtccggcacccggttgcaatgcaactccacattgagTGATCAAAACaatcttcccgcgatttgggtataaaccacaaccaccacgatactccccaaGGGGCCATACCGCATGAGCAAGTTGGAGCggactccaagggctcctgctccccgtggtaccagaattaagtctccggtcagacttcgtagccgaaactactaccagttgagcttccatactgtTCTGGACTGGTGACCAGGGGTTAATCCCCCTACCCCCATCCCATGCACCCACAAACCCCcttatctaacctaacctaatctaacctaacgtTTCACTCAATCGCCTTCGCCGCCTAAAAATCTCACGTGCAAACCTATTAAACGTCCCTAACAGTTCGAAGGGCAGagtacactcatattgaaatcATCGGGCATGTATTCATCCGACCAAATGATGCTTAGCAGCTGAAATATGTGGCTTTCCAGCATCCCGCCGCCAGTACTCCATTGAACCATGGGACTGTCCTGTTCTTAAGCCGTTTTAAAGTTGCTTTCACCTCGTGTGGACGGGACGAAAATGTTATCGGGGTATATTGTTGGTTGTGTGCGGAAGAGGTTGATATATTAAAGATTAAAACGGTTTAACTCGATTGGCGACAATATGcaaacgggtgatccaagtagaggtactttttttcaatagcctgttTCTGACTGATCGAATTGCTGTATGGAACAACTGGGCGCATTTTatgttgagatcttaaattgaaagcgtacaaaatccagcttgtgcaagaactgaagccgctcgacctttccaatcgacatcgcttcgctataTGGACTATTGAAAAGTTCGGGAATATCTGACGTTCAGccatgaggctcatttctggatCAATGGGTATgaaaacaagcgaaattgtcgctgaagagattcaagagctgccatttcatccagaaaaaacaacggtttggtatagtttttgggccggtggaatcatcatcatatttcttcaaaaatgatgccggtgagaacgtaatcgtcaatggccactgttatcgcgccatgataaccgacttaTGATGCTTGAAATTTAAGTTCGTGACCTCGGCGACACACGATCCACGATCCACTTTCAACACATCaagcaatggatttattgagagaacacttcggttagcagataattttacgttttgggccggtcgactggccactaagatcgtgtgatatcacaccgttaagactttttctgtggggatatgtaaatgCTCAAgcttatgcggacaatcccgcttcgatttagcCCTTGGAGCCAAACATCACGCGAgtttcgccagttaccagtcgaaatacgcGAACGAATCATCtaaaaaattggactcaacgtatgcaccatctgagacgtagccgcggccaacatttgaaaaaggtaatcttcaaaaaataaataccaagaatgtgctttcgaatgataataaacattccacattaaatttgaagtttctgtgtgtttttttttttaaatagggaacctcgaagTGGATCACGTTTCATAAGAGGTGGTATTATATAGTAGTTTCGGTGCAGCGAAAGTCAACGTTTTGTCTTTtgtctctttttatttttttaacatattcaaCTTACAAAGTTATCAATATGGTCACATAgactttcttaaaaaaaaagggttttaccCTATAATAGATAATAGTTTGCAATAAAATCCATGcttaaacataacaaaaaatgcatacagtgataaatgatttttgacatttacatattattgtacgtatgtatataaatcagaTACATGGAAATTGTTCGCTATGAAAAATAgcttaattttaaagaaatattatttaaagttaAACATTTAATAGTTCCAAACGAAACAGTGCAAGGAAATCGATATAGTTGGATGTTGGTGCATTAAGTTCGCCCACCAACATTCGGTTTATGCAACAACAAACGCTTGGATGTTGGTTGTCGAAAAAAGATGGCCATTAACTAGTCACCACGAGCTCTAGATTTGACTCACACTGGCACCTTCTTAAGGCAATATTTGATAATGCGCGGACAATACACGAGCTCAACGGCAGCATTCGTGCCAAAACCAGTGCTATATCGAAGGAGTGAAGTTAAGTAAAGCCTTCTTAAATGCGATTACTACAcgattgatttgattttttcaaaattattcaatgTCTAAGATAAGGACTTAAAATATGACGTACCTTATAGATAcgatatttaataaaatcactttattttaactttaagtttACTAGCAAAAAATGCGTCATGCTTTGTGAGAGTGCTTATGTGCTAATCATTTTGTGACTGCCTTAAATTACATACTTTAATTTGGTAGTAAATTTTGTAACTTGGCTTTTACCGCATGGCAGCTGTGCTTTTAAGcacaatttatataatttaaagtataaaaaccatttatatactttatatttatataaacttttaaatgtgttagatatatatgtactatcACAA comes from the Bactrocera neohumeralis isolate Rockhampton chromosome 2, APGP_CSIRO_Bneo_wtdbg2-racon-allhic-juicebox.fasta_v2, whole genome shotgun sequence genome and includes:
- the LOC126751438 gene encoding circadian clock-controlled protein daywake; the encoded protein is MVSVYSSIRNLTSKMQLCTFLMLLTTYSGVVMAGPSVEKERAQLPSFVKICRRSDPNLDVCARNSLLGMRELLHYGIPELFIPPITPLVVPEIRMDQDSGAIYLHSTFKDITVNGLANFTLNELHINPQKMRMTLMMSVPNVTMNAKYKMQGKIMMMPLMGEGDFKANFSNVELSTVINAERYTRKERLYAKVKDVTVKYKLGKADLHLSNLFNGDHALGERMNTFVNENWDSLSSELRPLLETSISDIVRASAEKIFDTYSFDELLPE
- the LOC126751439 gene encoding protein takeout is translated as MAQQSVNWKIQYSLSIFSAICLAQAAAAYTREIINNAPQLQERPSWLQTCKRANPNEEKCFRRLFEGCFPAFAAGIPAIGIKSFEPLHIDQVSVSKGSGNLVLSGGFQNLIIRGPSNATVRRANLDLEKKLLNFELDIPLLRIRAKYNLKGNILLLPLVGNGDVRMALKDVKTAVYTKIHLSNEPEEVIRIDEMKVTFHVGAMRIHLSDLFNGNEILAASINNFLNQNAKEVIAELRPDLELGLADIFHGLWNNVFSKMPLKLWLL